From Streptomyces sp. NBC_01460, a single genomic window includes:
- a CDS encoding DUF3558 domain-containing protein — MAYVPGVALLAALVAGCSAGSDADDPDADSKPGSPTVTAAPPGKYRTLPESCRAVPRSTLKDLLPGAAELPEEQQEKVYEGTATVTYDTDRKVGCRWKSDAPDAARNLSIDFERVVSYDPSVSDDDRARDVYAKKQEAADLPAPGGATPSETPDGSGSASPDSTPSGSPTGTAPATPSADPSGSTIGPGEDLRPRLLDELGDAAFLDDALTRAGSAAQHRTVSVVFRTSNVIVTVEYTEQPARMTEVPDSKELQEKAQALARKLAETLSE; from the coding sequence ATGGCGTACGTACCCGGCGTCGCGCTTCTCGCAGCGCTCGTCGCCGGCTGCAGCGCCGGCTCCGACGCCGACGACCCCGACGCCGACAGCAAGCCCGGCAGCCCCACGGTCACGGCCGCGCCTCCCGGGAAGTACCGGACGCTGCCCGAATCCTGCCGTGCCGTACCGCGTTCCACCCTCAAGGACCTGCTGCCGGGCGCCGCCGAGCTGCCGGAGGAGCAGCAGGAGAAGGTGTACGAGGGCACGGCCACCGTCACCTACGACACCGACCGCAAGGTCGGCTGCCGCTGGAAGTCGGACGCCCCTGACGCCGCCCGGAATCTCTCCATCGACTTCGAGCGCGTCGTGTCGTACGACCCCTCGGTGAGCGACGACGACCGCGCCCGGGACGTGTACGCGAAGAAGCAGGAGGCGGCAGACCTCCCGGCACCGGGCGGTGCCACCCCCAGCGAGACGCCCGACGGATCGGGTTCCGCGTCTCCGGACAGCACACCGTCCGGCTCCCCGACCGGCACCGCTCCCGCCACGCCCTCCGCCGACCCGTCGGGCAGCACCATCGGCCCCGGCGAGGACCTCCGTCCGCGGCTGCTCGACGAGCTCGGGGATGCCGCGTTCCTGGACGACGCGCTCACCCGGGCGGGTTCCGCCGCACAGCACCGCACCGTGAGCGTGGTATTCCGCACATCGAACGTCATCGTGACCGTCGAGTACACCGAGCAGCCCGCCCGCATGACCGAGGTTCCCGACAGCAAGGAACTGCAGGAGAAGGCCCAGGCCCTGGCCCGGAAACTGGCCGAGACCCTCAGCGAGTGA
- a CDS encoding FAD-dependent oxidoreductase — MTGTSSTGTSYSATTDVVVVGAGPTGLLLAGDLAAQGLSVTLVERRPHEAGSLTRAFAVHARTLEMLDTRGLADALIETGTPLTRMRLFGRLSLDLTRLRSRFPLLLITPQYEVEHLLRDRALEAGVDIRYGAELTGLSQSADGGTVTASIRDAEGAVSTVEARYLVGTDGVRSSVREALGLPFPGRSVIKSIVLADVRLTEKPSALLTVNGAGDAFAFIAPFGDGWYRVMGWNRTHQAGDGDPVELDELREIARTALGTDHGMHDARWISRFHSDERQVPAYRTGRVFLAGDAAHVHSPAGGQGMNTGLQDAANLSWKLAAVLRGHAADPEALLDSYHAERHPVGSQVLRASGTLIRLAMARTPSQRLARTVVTHALSLVRPASDKVIGRISGVGISYPAPRGSHRLTGTRAPDLRLAEGRLLELLREGAFVLVTPPDTPGFTGPAPLVHAHWTGDRTTTLLIRPDGYIAWAGEHADPAALRQALGG, encoded by the coding sequence ATGACCGGCACGTCCAGCACCGGAACCAGCTACTCCGCCACCACCGATGTCGTCGTCGTGGGCGCGGGCCCCACCGGCCTGCTCCTGGCGGGCGACCTCGCCGCCCAGGGCCTGTCGGTCACCCTCGTCGAGCGCCGCCCGCACGAGGCGGGCAGCCTCACCCGGGCCTTCGCCGTGCACGCGCGGACCCTGGAGATGCTCGACACCCGGGGCCTCGCCGACGCCCTGATCGAGACCGGCACCCCGCTCACCCGGATGCGCCTCTTCGGGCGGCTCTCGCTCGACCTGACCCGGCTGCGGAGCCGCTTTCCGCTCCTCCTCATCACCCCGCAGTACGAGGTCGAGCACCTGCTGAGGGACCGCGCGCTCGAAGCCGGCGTGGACATCCGGTACGGGGCCGAGCTGACCGGCCTGAGCCAGTCCGCCGACGGCGGCACGGTCACCGCCTCGATACGCGACGCCGAAGGGGCCGTGTCCACCGTCGAGGCCCGGTACCTCGTGGGGACGGACGGGGTGCGCAGCTCCGTCCGTGAGGCACTCGGACTGCCCTTCCCCGGCCGGTCCGTGATCAAGTCCATCGTCCTGGCCGACGTCCGGCTCACCGAGAAGCCCTCCGCGCTCCTCACGGTCAACGGCGCGGGGGACGCCTTCGCCTTCATCGCCCCCTTCGGCGACGGCTGGTACCGCGTCATGGGCTGGAACCGCACCCATCAGGCCGGGGACGGCGACCCGGTCGAGCTCGACGAGTTGCGCGAGATCGCCCGTACCGCGCTCGGTACGGACCACGGCATGCACGACGCCCGCTGGATCTCGCGCTTCCACAGCGACGAACGCCAGGTGCCCGCCTACCGCACCGGCCGTGTCTTCCTCGCCGGGGACGCCGCCCATGTCCACTCCCCGGCGGGCGGCCAGGGCATGAACACCGGCCTCCAGGACGCGGCGAACCTCTCCTGGAAGCTCGCCGCCGTCCTGCGCGGACACGCGGCCGACCCGGAAGCGCTGCTCGACAGCTACCACGCCGAGAGGCATCCGGTCGGCTCCCAGGTCCTGCGTGCCAGCGGCACCCTCATCCGCCTGGCCATGGCCAGGACACCGTCGCAGCGGCTCGCCAGGACGGTCGTCACCCACGCGTTGTCCCTCGTCCGTCCGGCCTCGGACAAGGTCATCGGAAGGATCTCCGGGGTGGGGATCTCGTACCCCGCACCGAGGGGCAGCCACCGGCTCACGGGCACCCGCGCCCCCGACCTGCGACTCGCGGAAGGCCGCCTCCTGGAGCTCCTGCGTGAGGGCGCCTTCGTCCTGGTCACACCGCCGGACACCCCCGGCTTCACCGGGCCGGCACCGCTCGTCCACGCACACTGGACGGGCGACCGCACGACCACCCTGCTCATACGCCCCGACGGCTACATCGCCTGGGCGGGCGAGCACGCCGACCCGGCCGCGCTGCGGCAGGCCCTCGGCGGCTGA
- a CDS encoding alpha/beta hydrolase, with protein sequence MPPHPLRGFIASRRRHAAVVAAVMICSTAVTGQDGAVAGGAPSVPAPQLHWSPCVQDSPYDCATAEVPLDYGNPGGRSIELAVVKRKATGPGRRVGTLFFNPGGPGGPGTVQMPQNYESFPREVRERFDIVSWDPRGIGSSTAVNCFENPEAAADWAAGKPAGFPVGEKERATFIAAYEDLVRRCRQRDPELLSHVSTADTARDLDQLRRSVGDPQLTYYGISYGTILGATYANLFPGKVRAMTLDSNIGPGAWTNDASDDARLTTFLRVGSDRSAAATLDTFLDLCGSTTTARCAFSAGTPEATRDKFDRLTERLRKEPVDTWTYARTVADTVNSLYLVSGWADLAGRLQELWQGRAPEPAPFPPAPPVPDPSPYLGEEQAAAVLCGDSPNPRDAGAYPALEEASAARAGDAGRFWTWATAGCTAWPTSPDRYTGPWDRRTANPVLVVGTAYDPSTAYPNSRAMVEELADARLLTNEGYGHTALLNPSTCVQEYESRYFVDGTLPPVGTTCRQDTPPFSAPEPSGGVATGGGGMAAVVS encoded by the coding sequence ATGCCCCCACACCCCCTGCGCGGATTCATAGCGAGCCGCCGACGTCACGCCGCGGTCGTCGCCGCCGTCATGATCTGCTCGACGGCAGTGACCGGGCAGGACGGCGCCGTGGCCGGCGGTGCGCCCTCGGTCCCGGCCCCACAGCTGCACTGGAGTCCCTGCGTCCAGGACAGCCCGTACGACTGCGCGACCGCCGAGGTGCCACTCGACTACGGGAACCCGGGCGGCCGCTCCATCGAGCTGGCGGTCGTCAAGCGGAAGGCCACCGGCCCCGGACGCCGCGTCGGCACCCTCTTCTTCAACCCCGGGGGCCCCGGTGGCCCGGGGACGGTTCAGATGCCGCAGAACTACGAGTCCTTCCCGCGCGAGGTGCGGGAGCGGTTCGACATCGTCAGCTGGGACCCCCGCGGCATCGGCAGCAGCACCGCGGTGAACTGCTTCGAGAACCCCGAGGCGGCCGCCGACTGGGCCGCGGGCAAACCGGCCGGCTTCCCGGTGGGCGAGAAGGAGCGGGCGACGTTCATCGCGGCGTACGAGGACCTCGTCCGGCGCTGCAGACAGCGCGACCCCGAGCTCCTGAGCCACGTGTCGACCGCCGACACCGCTCGCGACCTCGACCAGCTCCGCCGGTCCGTGGGCGATCCACAGCTCACCTACTACGGAATCTCCTACGGCACGATCCTGGGCGCCACCTATGCCAATCTCTTCCCCGGCAAGGTCCGCGCCATGACCCTCGACAGCAACATCGGCCCGGGGGCCTGGACGAACGACGCGTCCGACGACGCCCGTCTCACGACGTTCCTGCGCGTCGGATCGGACCGCAGCGCGGCAGCGACCCTGGACACGTTCCTCGACCTGTGCGGTTCCACCACCACCGCCCGCTGCGCCTTCTCCGCCGGTACCCCGGAGGCGACCCGGGACAAGTTCGACCGGCTGACCGAGCGGCTGCGGAAGGAGCCCGTGGACACGTGGACGTATGCCCGTACCGTCGCCGACACGGTGAACAGCCTCTACCTGGTCAGCGGATGGGCCGACCTCGCCGGCCGGCTGCAGGAGCTGTGGCAGGGCCGCGCACCGGAACCCGCACCCTTCCCGCCCGCACCGCCGGTCCCCGATCCGAGCCCCTACCTGGGCGAGGAGCAGGCGGCGGCCGTGCTCTGCGGCGACAGCCCCAATCCGCGTGACGCCGGTGCCTACCCCGCCCTGGAAGAGGCCTCGGCCGCCCGCGCGGGCGACGCCGGGCGCTTCTGGACCTGGGCGACCGCGGGGTGCACCGCCTGGCCCACCTCCCCCGATCGCTACACCGGCCCGTGGGACAGACGGACCGCCAACCCGGTCCTGGTGGTCGGCACCGCCTACGACCCGTCCACCGCATACCCGAACTCGCGGGCCATGGTCGAGGAGCTCGCCGACGCCCGCCTGCTCACCAACGAGGGATACGGACACACCGCACTGCTGAACCCGAGCACCTGCGTCCAGGAGTACGAGAGCCGCTACTTCGTCGACGGCACGCTCCCCCCGGTCGGCACGACCTGCCGACAGGACACGCCGCCCTTCTCCGCGCCCGAGCCCAGCGGCGGGGTCGCCACCGGCGGTGGCGGCATGGCTGCCGTCGTCTCCTGA
- the lysS gene encoding lysine--tRNA ligase — translation MPTVASSQSSTETDWVSRFADDVIAESERRAPGKPVVVASGLSPSGPIHLGNLREVMTPHLVADEIRRRGYTVRHLISWDDYDRYRKVPNGVEGVDDSWQAHIGKPLTSVPAPAGSAYPNWAEHFKAAMTRALDELGVEYDGISQTEQYLAGTYREQVLHAMRHRADIDAVLDRYRTKKDGAAGAKGGKKPQQKKVDEAELEAAEGSGAADEDDGGSGSAGYFPYKPYCGNCEKDLTVVTSYDDDTTELNYTCSACGFAETVRLNEFNRGKLVWKVDWPMRWAYEGVIFEPSGVDHSSPGSSFVVGGQIVREVFDGVQPIGPMYAFVGISGMAKMSSSKGGVPTPADALKIMEAPLLRWLYARRRPNQSFKIAFDQEIQRLYDEWDSLARKVADGTVLPADAAAYARAVGTAAGELPSTPRPLPYRTLASVADITAGAEDQTLRILSELDPENPLTSLDEARPRLDRAENWITTQVPAEARTIVRDEPDKELLGSLDEQGRESLRLLLEGLDTHWSLDGLTTLVYGVPKVMEGLAPDAKPTPELKTAQRSFFALLYRLLVGRDTGPRLPTLLLAVGADRVRTLLGA, via the coding sequence GTGCCGACCGTGGCTTCGAGTCAGAGCAGCACCGAGACCGACTGGGTCTCCCGCTTCGCGGACGATGTCATCGCCGAATCGGAGCGACGTGCGCCTGGCAAACCGGTCGTCGTCGCGTCCGGCCTCTCCCCGTCGGGCCCGATCCACCTGGGCAACCTCCGCGAGGTCATGACCCCGCACCTCGTCGCCGACGAGATCCGCCGCCGCGGGTACACCGTGCGTCACCTGATCTCCTGGGACGACTACGACCGCTACCGCAAGGTGCCGAACGGCGTCGAGGGCGTCGACGACTCCTGGCAGGCCCACATCGGCAAGCCGCTGACCTCGGTGCCCGCCCCGGCCGGGTCGGCGTACCCGAACTGGGCCGAGCACTTCAAGGCCGCGATGACCCGGGCGCTGGACGAGCTGGGCGTCGAGTACGACGGCATCAGCCAGACCGAGCAGTACCTGGCGGGCACCTACCGCGAGCAGGTCCTGCACGCGATGAGGCACCGGGCGGACATCGACGCCGTCCTGGACCGCTACCGCACCAAGAAGGACGGTGCGGCGGGGGCCAAGGGCGGCAAGAAGCCGCAGCAGAAGAAGGTCGACGAGGCCGAGCTGGAAGCGGCCGAGGGCTCGGGCGCGGCGGACGAGGACGACGGCGGCTCCGGCTCCGCCGGCTACTTCCCGTACAAGCCGTACTGCGGCAACTGCGAGAAGGACCTCACGGTCGTCACGTCCTACGACGACGACACGACCGAGCTGAACTACACCTGCTCGGCCTGCGGCTTCGCCGAGACGGTCCGGCTCAACGAGTTCAACCGCGGCAAGCTGGTCTGGAAGGTCGACTGGCCGATGCGCTGGGCCTACGAGGGCGTGATCTTCGAGCCCAGCGGCGTGGACCACTCCTCGCCCGGCTCGTCGTTCGTCGTCGGCGGCCAGATCGTGCGCGAGGTCTTCGACGGCGTCCAGCCGATCGGGCCGATGTACGCGTTCGTCGGGATCTCCGGCATGGCGAAGATGTCCTCCAGCAAGGGCGGGGTGCCGACCCCGGCCGACGCCCTGAAGATCATGGAGGCGCCGCTGCTGCGCTGGCTGTACGCGCGCCGCAGGCCGAACCAGTCCTTCAAGATCGCCTTCGACCAGGAGATCCAGCGGCTCTACGACGAGTGGGACTCGCTGGCCCGCAAGGTGGCCGACGGCACGGTGCTGCCCGCCGACGCCGCCGCCTACGCCCGGGCCGTCGGCACGGCCGCGGGGGAGCTGCCCAGCACCCCCCGCCCGCTGCCGTACCGCACGCTGGCCTCGGTCGCCGACATCACCGCCGGAGCCGAGGACCAGACGCTGCGCATCCTCAGCGAGCTCGACCCGGAGAACCCGCTGACCTCGCTCGACGAGGCGCGCCCCCGGCTCGACCGCGCCGAGAACTGGATCACCACCCAGGTCCCGGCGGAGGCCCGCACGATCGTCCGTGACGAGCCGGACAAGGAGCTGCTCGGCTCCCTGGACGAGCAGGGCCGCGAGTCGCTGCGGCTGCTGCTGGAGGGGCTCGACACGCACTGGTCGCTGGACGGCCTGACCACCCTCGTCTACGGGGTGCCGAAGGTCATGGAGGGCCTGGCGCCGGACGCCAAGCCGACGCCCGAGCTGAAGACGGCCCAGCGCTCGTTCTTCGCTCTGCTGTACCGGCTGCTCGTCGGCCGTGACACCGGGCCGCGCCTGCCCACGCTGCTCCTCGCGGTCGGGGCGGACCGGGTGCGGACCCTGCTCGGCGCGTAG
- a CDS encoding DUF2637 domain-containing protein, with amino-acid sequence MQLTRTHRVLIGVVVAGAVLIAAIGFAGSYAAVRELAEEKGFGKFSLVFPIGIDAGICVLLALDLLLTWMRIPFPLLRQTAWLLTAATIAFNGAAAWPDPLGTGMHAVIPILFVVAVEAARHAVGRIADITADKHMEGVRLTRWLLSPVPTFKLWRRMKLWELRSYEQVIKLEQDRLIYQARLQARFGRNWRRKAPIESLMPLRLAKYGVPLAETAPAGLAAAGIEPALLPPAPAAVETAQQHPQLPYAPETQGEPEHGSRQDHRYRQDEYDQQDRFVQQDEFEQQYPHEGPGSHNSPWFAAPKDEVYEGGYDPEYDEGTGSSPVMIPSGPGRTRPLGNVGTIGAFPHPRAPEPEAGPLQEQPQPMRQDADRQDPDRQEADPAEWAQTEIEFGEIAYDVFTAYTHQHQDYPSAEVLDIHLSDGHNVRHPHSAALLRKLLPGFKQRFDNEMAADHIA; translated from the coding sequence ATGCAGCTGACACGCACGCACCGCGTACTCATCGGGGTCGTCGTCGCCGGCGCCGTGCTCATCGCAGCGATCGGTTTCGCGGGCTCGTACGCCGCCGTGCGTGAACTCGCCGAGGAGAAGGGCTTCGGGAAGTTCTCCCTGGTCTTCCCGATCGGCATCGACGCGGGCATCTGCGTCCTGCTCGCGCTGGACCTGCTGCTGACGTGGATGCGCATACCCTTCCCGCTGCTGCGCCAGACCGCGTGGCTGCTGACCGCGGCGACGATCGCCTTCAACGGCGCCGCCGCCTGGCCCGACCCGCTGGGCACCGGCATGCACGCGGTGATCCCGATCCTGTTCGTCGTCGCCGTCGAGGCCGCACGGCACGCGGTGGGCCGTATCGCGGACATCACGGCCGACAAGCACATGGAGGGCGTCCGCCTCACCCGCTGGCTGCTCTCCCCCGTCCCCACGTTCAAGCTGTGGCGCCGGATGAAGCTGTGGGAGCTGCGGAGTTACGAGCAGGTCATCAAGCTCGAACAGGACCGGCTGATCTACCAGGCCCGCCTCCAGGCACGCTTCGGCCGCAACTGGCGCCGCAAGGCACCCATCGAGTCGCTGATGCCCCTGCGTCTGGCGAAGTACGGTGTCCCGCTCGCCGAGACCGCCCCGGCCGGCCTCGCCGCCGCAGGCATCGAGCCGGCGCTCCTGCCGCCGGCCCCCGCCGCCGTGGAGACCGCGCAGCAGCACCCCCAACTTCCCTACGCCCCTGAGACGCAGGGCGAGCCGGAGCACGGTTCCCGGCAGGACCACCGGTACCGCCAGGACGAGTACGACCAGCAGGACCGGTTCGTCCAGCAGGACGAGTTCGAGCAGCAGTACCCGCACGAGGGCCCCGGCTCGCACAACAGCCCGTGGTTCGCGGCACCCAAGGACGAGGTGTACGAAGGCGGGTACGACCCCGAGTACGACGAGGGCACGGGCTCCAGCCCCGTGATGATCCCCTCGGGCCCGGGCCGGACCCGCCCGCTCGGCAACGTCGGCACGATCGGCGCCTTCCCGCACCCGCGCGCCCCGGAGCCGGAGGCAGGACCGCTCCAGGAGCAGCCCCAGCCGATGCGCCAGGACGCGGACCGGCAGGACCCGGACCGGCAGGAGGCCGACCCGGCCGAATGGGCCCAGACCGAGATCGAGTTCGGCGAGATCGCGTACGACGTGTTCACGGCGTACACGCATCAGCACCAGGACTACCCGAGCGCCGAGGTGCTCGACATCCACCTCTCGGACGGCCACAACGTCCGCCACCCGCACAGCGCCGCACTCCTCCGCAAGCTGCTGCCCGGCTTCAAGCAGCGCTTCGACAACGAGATGGCCGCCGACCACATCGCGTAG
- a CDS encoding RtcB family protein, which translates to MSYVEVPGVQVPIRMWADPASVEDGAMQQLRNVSTLPWIKGLAVMPDVHYGKGATVGSVIAMHGAVCPAAVGVDIGCGMSAVRTSLTANDLPGDLSRLRSKIEQAIPVGRGMHDETVDPGKLHGFPTGGWDDFWSRFDGIAEAVKFRQERAAKQMGTLGSGNHFIEFCLDEAGSVWLMLHSGSRNIGKELADFHIGQAQKLPHNQGLVDRDLAVFIADTPQMAAYRNDLFWAQEYAKYNRSIMMGLFQDVVRKEFKKARVTFEPVISCHHNYVAEERYDGMDLLVTRKGAIRAGSGEFGIIPGSMGTGSYIVKGLGNTKSFNSASHGAGRRMSRNAAKRRFSTQDLEDQTRGVECRKDSGVVDEIPAAYKPIEQVIEQQRDLVEVVAKLKQLVCVKG; encoded by the coding sequence ATGTCGTATGTAGAGGTACCGGGTGTGCAGGTTCCCATCCGTATGTGGGCGGATCCGGCGTCCGTCGAGGACGGCGCCATGCAGCAGCTGCGGAACGTGTCCACGCTGCCCTGGATCAAGGGCTTGGCCGTCATGCCGGACGTCCACTACGGCAAGGGCGCGACGGTCGGCTCGGTGATCGCGATGCACGGCGCGGTCTGCCCGGCCGCAGTGGGCGTCGACATCGGCTGCGGGATGTCGGCGGTGAGGACGTCGCTCACGGCCAACGACCTGCCGGGGGACCTCTCGCGACTCCGGTCGAAGATCGAGCAGGCCATTCCGGTGGGCCGGGGGATGCACGACGAAACGGTGGATCCGGGGAAGCTCCACGGCTTCCCGACCGGTGGCTGGGACGACTTCTGGTCGCGCTTCGACGGGATCGCCGAGGCGGTCAAATTCCGTCAGGAGCGGGCCGCCAAGCAGATGGGGACGCTCGGAAGCGGAAACCACTTCATCGAGTTCTGTCTCGACGAGGCCGGTTCGGTCTGGCTGATGCTGCACTCCGGGTCCCGGAACATCGGCAAGGAACTCGCCGACTTCCACATCGGACAGGCCCAGAAGCTTCCGCACAACCAGGGCCTCGTCGACCGTGACCTGGCGGTCTTCATCGCCGACACCCCGCAGATGGCGGCGTACCGCAACGACCTGTTCTGGGCGCAGGAGTACGCCAAGTACAACCGCTCGATCATGATGGGCCTCTTCCAGGACGTGGTCCGGAAGGAGTTCAAGAAGGCCCGGGTCACGTTCGAGCCCGTCATCTCCTGCCACCACAACTACGTGGCGGAGGAGCGGTACGACGGCATGGATCTGCTCGTCACCCGAAAGGGTGCGATCCGGGCGGGCTCCGGGGAGTTCGGCATCATCCCCGGGTCCATGGGGACGGGGTCGTACATCGTGAAGGGGCTCGGGAACACGAAGTCCTTCAACTCCGCCTCGCACGGCGCGGGCCGGCGGATGAGCAGGAACGCGGCCAAGCGGAGGTTCTCGACGCAGGACCTGGAGGACCAGACGCGGGGCGTGGAGTGCCGCAAGGACTCCGGTGTGGTGGACGAGATCCCGGCGGCGTACAAGCCGATCGAGCAGGTCATCGAGCAGCAGCGCGACCTGGTCGAGGTCGTCGCGAAGCTCAAGCAGCTCGTGTGCGTGAAGGGCTGA
- a CDS encoding DUF3558 domain-containing protein, with the protein MHRSAPRLSRILACAAVPVMLVVAGCSSDSGDAKESGSSSAPSAKKSEPTVEPAKYAALPDACTSIAKKTIEDLVPKAKTKGGTPGTSSDTASRGSCSWNGLDDNGVKGSQYRWLDVGFTRFDSDQSLGSGAKRATDEYTKQVAKAQATEGAEKPAAKPVAGLGEQATAVTYGLSKSDEDFEYATVLARTGNVVVSVTFNGAGFAGAKTPSAADILKDAQKAAKEAVAAVGADGADAPDKSTASPSPKTSSKAPAKASPKTSKTSAKAKARATSKT; encoded by the coding sequence ATGCACCGATCAGCCCCGCGACTGTCCCGCATACTCGCCTGCGCCGCCGTTCCGGTGATGCTCGTCGTCGCCGGCTGCTCGTCGGACTCCGGCGACGCGAAGGAATCGGGCTCCTCGTCCGCTCCCAGCGCGAAGAAGTCCGAGCCGACCGTCGAGCCCGCGAAGTACGCCGCGCTGCCCGACGCCTGCACGTCGATCGCGAAGAAGACGATCGAGGACCTGGTCCCGAAGGCCAAGACCAAGGGCGGCACCCCGGGCACGTCCAGCGACACCGCCTCCCGCGGCAGCTGCTCCTGGAACGGCCTGGACGACAACGGCGTCAAGGGCTCGCAGTACCGCTGGCTCGACGTCGGCTTCACCCGCTTCGACTCCGACCAGTCGCTGGGCAGCGGCGCCAAGCGCGCGACGGACGAGTACACCAAGCAGGTCGCCAAGGCCCAGGCGACCGAGGGCGCCGAGAAGCCCGCGGCCAAGCCCGTCGCCGGGCTCGGTGAGCAGGCCACCGCCGTGACGTACGGCCTCAGCAAGTCCGACGAGGACTTCGAGTACGCGACGGTCCTCGCCCGCACCGGCAACGTCGTCGTCAGCGTCACCTTCAACGGAGCAGGCTTCGCGGGGGCCAAGACCCCGTCCGCGGCCGACATCCTCAAGGACGCGCAGAAGGCCGCCAAGGAGGCCGTCGCGGCCGTGGGTGCCGACGGCGCCGACGCCCCGGACAAGTCCACGGCCTCCCCGTCCCCGAAGACGTCCTCCAAGGCTCCGGCCAAGGCATCTCCCAAGACGTCCAAGACGTCCGCGAAGGCGAAGGCCAGGGCGACCTCGAAGACCTGA
- a CDS encoding SDR family NAD(P)-dependent oxidoreductase, producing MAATPIAVITGASSGIGAATARQLAAAGYRVVLTARRKDRIEDLAAELTEAGHQATAYALDVTDRAAVDEFATAFRSLAVLVNNAGGALGADPVATGDPADWRQMYETNVIGTLNVTQALLPALTASGDGTVVILSSTAGFSTYEGGGGYVAAKHGEHVLAETLRLEIVGTPVRVIEVAPGMVKTEEFATTRFRGDSEKAAKVYAGVDAPLTADDVAETITWAVTRPSHVNIDLLVVRPRAQASNTKVHRTL from the coding sequence ATGGCCGCCACCCCCATCGCCGTCATCACCGGCGCGAGCAGCGGCATCGGCGCCGCGACCGCCAGGCAGCTGGCCGCCGCCGGATACCGCGTGGTGCTCACCGCACGCCGCAAGGACCGGATAGAGGACCTGGCCGCCGAGCTCACCGAAGCGGGTCACCAGGCGACGGCGTACGCCCTGGACGTCACCGACCGTGCGGCCGTCGACGAGTTCGCCACCGCGTTCCGGTCCCTGGCCGTCCTCGTCAACAACGCGGGCGGCGCGCTGGGCGCCGACCCCGTCGCCACGGGCGACCCCGCCGACTGGCGCCAGATGTACGAGACCAATGTCATCGGCACGCTCAATGTCACCCAGGCCCTGCTCCCCGCCCTCACCGCGAGCGGGGACGGCACGGTCGTGATCCTCTCCTCGACGGCCGGCTTCTCCACGTACGAGGGCGGTGGCGGATACGTCGCCGCGAAGCACGGCGAGCACGTGCTCGCGGAGACCCTCCGGCTGGAGATCGTCGGCACCCCGGTCCGTGTGATCGAGGTCGCGCCCGGCATGGTCAAGACCGAGGAGTTCGCCACCACCCGATTCCGCGGCGACTCCGAGAAGGCCGCCAAGGTCTACGCGGGGGTCGACGCGCCTCTCACCGCCGACGACGTGGCCGAGACGATCACCTGGGCCGTCACCCGCCCCAGCCACGTCAACATCGACCTCCTGGTCGTCCGCCCCCGCGCCCAGGCCTCCAACACCAAGGTCCACCGCACGCTGTGA
- a CDS encoding YnfA family protein has product MLVARSVALFVVAALFEIGGAWLVWQGVREHRGWIWIGAGVIALGAYGFVATLQSDGDFGRILAAYGGVFVAGSIAWGMVADGYRPDRWDVTGALVCLAGMALIMYAPRDH; this is encoded by the coding sequence ATGCTCGTCGCCCGTTCCGTCGCCCTCTTCGTGGTCGCCGCGCTCTTCGAGATCGGGGGCGCGTGGCTCGTCTGGCAGGGCGTCCGTGAGCACCGGGGCTGGATCTGGATCGGCGCGGGTGTCATCGCCCTCGGCGCCTACGGATTCGTGGCCACGCTCCAGTCGGACGGGGACTTCGGCCGCATCCTCGCGGCCTACGGCGGGGTGTTCGTCGCCGGGTCGATCGCCTGGGGGATGGTGGCCGACGGCTACCGCCCGGACCGGTGGGACGTGACCGGCGCGCTGGTCTGCCTGGCCGGCATGGCGTTGATCATGTACGCCCCCCGCGACCACTGA
- a CDS encoding TetR/AcrR family transcriptional regulator, protein MTARAASSAPRRSDATRAAILEAARERFAADGYERATIRAIARDARIDPSMVMRYYGSKEGLFAAASAFDLRLPALGALPGKHVGAVLVGHFLDRWEQDDVLTGLLKVGVTNEAGADRMRAVFAEQLGPITAGVCPDPADAPRRAALVASQILGMALARYVLRFEPAVTMSREEVVGWLAPTVQRYLTAEQP, encoded by the coding sequence ATGACAGCGCGCGCCGCCTCCTCCGCCCCCCGCCGCTCGGACGCCACCAGGGCGGCGATCCTCGAAGCCGCCCGTGAGCGGTTCGCCGCCGACGGGTACGAGCGCGCCACCATCAGGGCCATCGCCCGTGACGCCCGGATCGACCCGTCCATGGTCATGCGTTACTACGGCTCCAAGGAGGGGCTGTTCGCCGCCGCCTCCGCGTTCGATCTGCGGCTTCCCGCCCTGGGGGCGCTCCCCGGCAAGCACGTCGGCGCGGTGCTCGTCGGGCATTTCCTGGACCGCTGGGAGCAGGACGACGTGCTGACGGGCCTGCTCAAGGTCGGCGTCACCAACGAGGCGGGGGCCGACCGGATGCGGGCCGTCTTCGCCGAGCAGCTCGGGCCGATCACTGCCGGCGTCTGCCCCGATCCCGCCGACGCCCCCCGCCGTGCGGCGCTCGTGGCGTCGCAGATCCTGGGTATGGCGCTCGCGCGGTACGTCCTGCGGTTCGAGCCCGCCGTCACGATGTCCCGGGAGGAGGTCGTCGGCTGGCTCGCGCCCACCGTCCAGCGCTATCTGACGGCCGAACAGCCCTGA